The following proteins come from a genomic window of Chloroherpetonaceae bacterium:
- the csx2 gene encoding TIGR02221 family CRISPR-associated protein: KCQPNIKEARCSIIPVGRNSDEMWEIFRIVTSRCKKNDVISVDITQGLRYQSAFLLLAVVMLRTIKSVEVDSVFYGAFELKDDAGAPILDLKPLVEILDWTLATNDFQSYSNTKKINELLAGDTFKSHRDAFSAFSTALQINALDRVVSEANRIRSLMQQEQIKTRLPIPATLLLPDILELPSRLTRNPEDWENYLTIARWQFEHEQIGLSVLSTWEALINRAASILHIHDYASNYKAYIELSKIVRAKDNYAQHLSEINKLTRKADTLNEYRKAIAHADGVRVGLEKLELPSRLTRNPEDWENYLTIARWQFEHEQIGLSVLSTWEALINRAASILHIHDYASNYKAYIELSKIVRAKDNYAQHLSEINELTRKADTLNDYRNAIAHADGVRVGLENFRAEFRKLLGYFEQELQKEAIKTALGKEVIRQIFQQNLQKSDSTTKS; this comes from the coding sequence AAATGTCAGCCTAACATAAAAGAAGCGCGTTGCAGTATCATACCAGTTGGGCGCAATAGCGACGAGATGTGGGAAATTTTTAGAATAGTAACCAGTCGATGCAAAAAGAATGATGTAATCTCCGTTGACATTACACAAGGTTTGCGCTACCAGAGCGCATTTTTGTTGTTAGCGGTTGTGATGCTTAGAACGATAAAGAGCGTCGAAGTAGATAGCGTATTCTATGGAGCCTTCGAGTTAAAAGACGACGCGGGCGCTCCTATTCTTGACCTCAAACCTCTTGTTGAAATTTTGGATTGGACGCTCGCCACAAACGATTTTCAGTCATACTCCAACACCAAAAAAATCAATGAGCTTTTAGCTGGTGATACATTCAAATCACATAGAGACGCATTCAGCGCATTTTCAACCGCTCTTCAAATAAATGCGCTTGATAGAGTCGTGTCTGAGGCGAACAGAATCCGAAGCTTGATGCAACAAGAACAAATTAAGACACGCCTTCCAATTCCCGCAACGCTTTTACTCCCTGATATACTTGAACTTCCATCGCGGCTAACTCGAAACCCTGAGGATTGGGAAAATTATCTCACCATTGCCCGATGGCAATTTGAGCATGAGCAAATTGGGCTATCGGTTCTATCTACTTGGGAAGCTCTTATCAATCGCGCCGCTTCTATTCTCCATATTCACGACTATGCATCAAACTATAAAGCATACATTGAACTTTCAAAAATAGTAAGAGCCAAAGATAACTACGCACAACATCTTTCAGAGATAAATAAACTTACGAGAAAGGCAGATACGCTGAATGAGTATCGAAAGGCGATTGCGCATGCTGATGGAGTCAGAGTTGGTCTTGAAAAACTTGAACTTCCATCGCGGCTAACTCGAAACCCTGAGGATTGGGAAAATTATCTCACCATTGCCCGATGGCAATTTGAGCATGAGCAAATTGGGCTATCGGTTCTATCTACTTGGGAAGCTCTTATCAATCGCGCCGCTTCTATTCTCCATATTCACGACTATGCATCAAACTATAAAGCATACATTGAACTTTCAAAAATAGTAAGAGCCAAAGATAATTACGCACAACATCTTTCAGAGATAAATGAACTTACGAGAAAGGCAGATACGCTGAATGACTATCGAAATGCAATCGCGCATGCTGATGGAGTCAGAGTTGGTCTTGAAAATTTTAGGGCAGAATTCAGAAAACTTCTCGGCTACTTCGAACAGGAATTACAAAAAGAAGCTATCAAGACGGCGCTTGGTAAAGAAGTGATTAGACAGATTTTTCAGCAAAACTTGCAGAAGTCTGACTCTACCACTAAATCCTAA
- the cas1b gene encoding type I-B CRISPR-associated endonuclease Cas1b → MSESIPSKQAFYIFSNGTLKRKDNTIFFLPAQDQTEKTIENAPPVERDEEEISLELDVEELPNHPNRKALPIANIDAFYVFGEVSFNARFLNFLAQHKIPMHIFNHYGFYSGTYYPREYLVSGMLLVSQVQHYTSEKKRLKIAREIVSAACFNITKNLRYYSVESRAESKEVQEALQAAITEIEEWMKEIPAAGDIQTLMGIEGNVRKRYYDAWQYLIKSKEPAFQFRERVKDPPNNAINALISFGNALCYSACLTEIYRTQLSPTISYLHEPSERRFSLALDLAEIFKPIFVDRAIFKLVNTREIQEKHFTNGLNSRT, encoded by the coding sequence ATGTCGGAGAGCATACCCAGCAAGCAAGCATTCTATATTTTCTCCAACGGAACGCTGAAACGCAAGGATAACACGATTTTCTTTCTTCCTGCGCAAGACCAAACGGAAAAGACGATTGAAAATGCTCCGCCTGTGGAAAGAGATGAAGAAGAAATTTCATTGGAATTAGACGTGGAAGAATTGCCGAATCACCCGAACCGCAAAGCGTTGCCAATAGCGAACATTGATGCGTTTTATGTGTTTGGCGAAGTGAGTTTCAACGCTCGGTTTTTGAACTTTCTTGCGCAGCACAAAATTCCGATGCACATTTTCAACCACTACGGGTTTTATTCGGGCACGTATTATCCGAGAGAGTATTTGGTATCGGGTATGTTGCTGGTGAGTCAAGTTCAGCACTATACGTCGGAGAAGAAGCGATTGAAGATTGCGCGGGAGATTGTCTCGGCAGCGTGTTTCAACATTACAAAAAACTTGCGATATTACTCAGTTGAGTCGCGCGCAGAGAGCAAAGAAGTGCAAGAGGCTTTGCAAGCGGCGATTACAGAGATAGAAGAATGGATGAAAGAAATTCCAGCGGCAGGAGACATTCAAACCTTGATGGGCATAGAGGGGAATGTTCGGAAAAGGTATTACGACGCTTGGCAATACTTAATCAAGTCCAAAGAGCCTGCATTTCAGTTTCGTGAGCGCGTAAAAGATCCGCCAAACAACGCTATCAATGCGCTGATTTCATTTGGCAATGCGCTCTGTTATTCGGCATGTCTGACGGAAATTTATCGCACGCAACTTAGCCCCACAATTTCTTACTTGCATGAACCCTCAGAACGGCGATTCTCGCTGGCGTTGGATTTGGCGGAAATCTTCAAGCCGATATTCGTGGATAGAGCAATTTTTAAGCTCGTCAATACGAGAGAAATTCAGGAAAAACACTTTACTAATGGGCTAAATTCACGCACCTGA
- the cas2 gene encoding CRISPR-associated endonuclease Cas2 codes for MYYIAVYDVNQKRVGKMLKLFRRYLNHVQNSVFEGELKDSDFLRLKAEAQALMNETEDSLIFYMLNGKYLERETLGVQKNEPTNFI; via the coding sequence ATGTACTACATTGCCGTCTATGATGTCAATCAAAAGCGCGTGGGCAAAATGCTCAAACTCTTTCGCCGCTACCTTAACCATGTGCAAAACTCCGTCTTTGAAGGAGAGCTGAAAGACTCTGACTTTCTTCGCCTCAAAGCCGAAGCGCAGGCTCTGATGAATGAAACCGAAGATTCTCTTATTTTCTACATGCTCAATGGCAAATACCTTGAACGCGAAACGCTAGGCGTGCAAAAGAACGAACCTACCAACTTTATCTGA
- the cas4 gene encoding CRISPR-associated protein Cas4, protein MAHLTGTKINYYFVCKRKLWLFSNQIEMEQESDLVAQGKLISETTYPDKCHELDIDGVMVLDFADLQSGVIHEIKKSDKMEEAHLWQVKFYLWHLKSKGLNGLRGELDYPKLKRRVSVTLTENDCQALERIAADIAALERQATPPPKIEKKFCKHCAYFELCWA, encoded by the coding sequence ATGGCACACCTCACTGGCACAAAAATCAACTACTACTTCGTCTGCAAGCGGAAACTTTGGCTCTTCTCAAACCAAATTGAAATGGAACAAGAGTCTGACCTCGTTGCGCAAGGCAAGCTTATTAGCGAAACCACCTACCCCGATAAATGCCACGAACTTGACATCGATGGCGTGATGGTGCTTGACTTTGCCGACCTCCAATCAGGCGTTATTCACGAAATTAAAAAATCCGACAAAATGGAAGAAGCTCATCTCTGGCAAGTCAAGTTCTACCTTTGGCATCTGAAATCCAAAGGTCTCAACGGGCTGCGTGGTGAGTTAGATTACCCTAAGCTTAAACGCCGCGTGAGTGTTACCCTGACCGAGAACGATTGTCAGGCACTGGAGCGCATCGCAGCAGACATTGCTGCGTTAGAACGCCAAGCTACTCCCCCGCCTAAGATTGAAAAGAAGTTCTGCAAACACTGTGCTTACTTTGAGCTTTGCTGGGCGTAG